One region of Callithrix jacchus isolate 240 chromosome 16, calJac240_pri, whole genome shotgun sequence genomic DNA includes:
- the CEBPD gene encoding CCAAT/enhancer-binding protein delta — protein MSAALFSLDGPARGAPWPAEPAPFYEPGRVGKPGRGAEPGALGEAGAATPAMYDDESAIDFSAYIDSMAAVPTLELCHDELFADLFNSNHKAGGAGPLELLPGGPARPLGPGPAVPRPLKREPDWGDGDAPGSLLPAQVAACAQTVVSLAAAGQPTPPTSPEPPRSSPGPTAPGPVREKSTGKRGPDRGSPEYRQRRERNNIAVRKSRDKAKRRNQEMQQKLVELSAENEKLHQRVEQLTRDLAGLRQFFKQLPSPPFLPAAGAADCR, from the coding sequence ATGAGCGCCGCGCTCTTCAGCTTGGACGGCCCGGCGCGCGGCGCGCCCTGGCCAGCGGAGCCCGCGCCCTTCTACGAGCCGGGCCGGGTGGGCAAGCCGGGCCGCGGGGCCGAGCCGGGGGCTCTCGGCGAGGCGGGCGCTGCCACCCCCGCCATGTACGACGACGAGAGCGCCATCGACTTCAGCGCCTACATCGACTCCATGGCCGCCGTGCCCACCCTGGAGCTGTGCCACGACGAGCTCTTCGCCGACCTCTTCAACAGCAATCACAAGGCGGGCGGCGCAGGCCCTCTGGAGCTGCTGCCCGGCGGCCCCGCGCGCCCCCTGGGCCCGGGTCCCGCCGTTCCGCGCCCACTCAAGCGCGAGCCCGATTGGGGCGACGGCGACGCGCCCGGCTCGCTGCTGCCCGCTCAGGTGGCTGCCTGCGCGCAGACCGTGGTGAGCCTGGCGGCCGCCGGACAACCCACCCCGCCCACGTCGCCGGAGCCGCCGCGCAGCAGCCCCGGGCCGACCGCGCCCGGCCCCGTCCGGGAGAAGAGCACTGGCAAGAGGGGCCCGGACCGCGGCAGCCCGGAATACCGGCAGCGGCGCGAGCGCAACAACATCGCGGTGCGCAAGAGCCGCGACAAGGCTAAGCGGCGGAACCAGGAGATGCAGCAGAAGCTCGTGGAGCTGTCGGCCGAGAACGAGAAGCTGCACCAGCGCGTGGAGCAGCTCACGCGGGACCTGGCCGGCCTCCGGCAGTTCTTCAAGCAACTGCCCAGTCCGCCCTTCCTGCCGGCCGCCGGGGCCGCCGACTGCCGGTAA